From the Rhodococcus sp. NBC_00297 genome, one window contains:
- a CDS encoding YihY/virulence factor BrkB family protein, translating to MSAPADNTSDRDTAAASTPDGEPGPGPVPGRPLRTAWRVVARTAGKAWDDSIFGKSATAAFWQTLSLPPLVLALLGSLTYIAGWFGPNTLDIIESKIVTFSSTLFSDNVVDEIIAPTLTDILNSGHGPVVSVGFLLSLWAGSSAISTFVDSIVEAHGQQDARNPVWQRIFALLLYVAFLIVAVFVLPLVALGPTIIGRVLPSSWFEIGSQVIDIAYYPGVGLLLIVGLTTLYKVALHTSLPWHRLLGGSLLAGVFFMLASAVLRTYLSWVTGTGYTYGALAAPIAFLLFTFFLGFAVVLGAEFNATVQEFWPARATRMDQVKGWIAEKAADPGAGTVGALGRLATGPIRIARSDRDGGESPEKRQVTRDRQDHSPLRKPS from the coding sequence ATGAGCGCACCGGCCGACAACACGTCCGATCGGGACACCGCGGCAGCGTCGACGCCCGACGGAGAGCCGGGGCCCGGTCCCGTCCCGGGACGGCCGCTGCGCACGGCCTGGCGCGTCGTCGCGAGGACGGCGGGCAAGGCGTGGGACGACTCCATCTTCGGCAAGTCCGCCACCGCCGCCTTCTGGCAGACCCTGTCGCTGCCGCCGCTGGTGCTCGCACTCCTCGGCAGCCTCACCTACATCGCGGGGTGGTTCGGACCGAACACTCTCGACATCATCGAGTCGAAGATCGTGACGTTCAGCTCCACGCTGTTCAGCGACAACGTCGTGGACGAGATCATCGCCCCCACGCTGACGGACATCCTCAACAGCGGACACGGTCCCGTCGTGTCCGTGGGCTTCCTGCTGTCGTTGTGGGCCGGCTCGTCGGCGATCTCCACCTTCGTCGACTCCATCGTCGAGGCGCACGGTCAGCAGGACGCGCGCAACCCCGTGTGGCAGCGCATCTTCGCCCTGCTGCTGTACGTCGCGTTCCTGATCGTCGCGGTGTTCGTCCTGCCCCTCGTCGCGCTGGGGCCCACCATCATCGGTCGGGTGCTGCCGTCGTCGTGGTTCGAGATCGGCTCACAGGTGATCGACATCGCGTACTACCCGGGTGTCGGACTGCTGCTCATCGTCGGCCTGACGACGCTCTACAAGGTGGCTCTGCACACCTCGCTGCCGTGGCACCGCCTGCTCGGCGGATCGCTGCTGGCCGGAGTGTTCTTCATGCTAGCGAGTGCGGTGCTGCGCACCTACCTGTCCTGGGTGACCGGAACGGGCTACACCTACGGCGCGCTCGCGGCTCCGATCGCCTTCCTGCTCTTCACGTTCTTCCTGGGATTCGCGGTGGTGCTGGGGGCGGAGTTCAACGCCACGGTCCAGGAGTTCTGGCCGGCGCGCGCCACACGCATGGACCAGGTCAAGGGATGGATCGCCGAGAAGGCAGCCGATCCGGGTGCGGGCACCGTCGGCGCTCTCGGCCGGCTGGCCACCGGCCCGATCCGCATCGCACGGTCGGATCGGGACGGCGGCGAGTCACCGGAGAAGCGTCAGGTGACGCGTGATCGGCAGGATCACTCGCCCTTGCGCAAGCCGTCGTAG
- a CDS encoding DUF3099 domain-containing protein: MAHDGISPRDSVREAVLITEARTSVEEQHRARVRKYLFIMSFRIPALVLAALSYGAWQNPWIAMAIVGVSIPLPWMAVLIANDRPPRTADEPSRYGWRATDSTALEARSHPVVNLDEEPDLDRRAISNPRATS; this comes from the coding sequence ATGGCACACGACGGCATCTCACCCCGCGACAGCGTTCGCGAGGCCGTACTGATCACCGAGGCACGAACGTCGGTCGAGGAACAGCACCGAGCGCGCGTGCGCAAATACCTCTTCATCATGTCTTTCCGTATCCCGGCGCTGGTCCTCGCGGCGCTGTCGTACGGCGCGTGGCAGAACCCGTGGATCGCCATGGCCATCGTCGGCGTGTCCATTCCTCTCCCGTGGATGGCAGTCCTGATCGCCAACGACCGACCGCCGCGGACCGCGGACGAGCCCAGCCGCTACGGCTGGCGGGCGACCGACTCCACCGCGCTGGAGGCCCGCAGCCACCCGGTGGTGAACCTCGACGAGGAACCCGATCTCGACCGCCGCGCGATCTCGAATCCGCGCGCCACGTCCTGA
- a CDS encoding class I SAM-dependent methyltransferase translates to MDADRLVDLASTLRVAFDRADFTADGILEALGDSVHAALGRGEPAPVRRRCGELGPLGTLVRLFLLSDDVAIDAATTALAPTTLDAAVAAGLLETGSDTVRSLLDIRPLDLGTGTRWVVSDIDGSMRDVRIGSDHVLGVGHASLSLVRGTPTRVDGSPPTVLDLGAGCGIQALHAAPYARSITATDVSDRAIALTRMTAALNGLDFETIPGSWFAPVAGRTFDRIVANPPFVVGSGRVSHSYRDSGLDLDGASSLVVGAAPEHLAPGGTASLLASWVHVDGEDWRSLVASWLPDHGVDAWIVQRDIADPALYVGTWLRDGGLDLRDPAVDETATAWLDHLDAAGVTGVGFGFVYLRRTDRPTSVLAEDLMHGYEDPLGDEALDVLDRVDWLRTHDLLDECVAVAPTTALEEVSTPDPDGGWTTVVRRVHRGDGPAWSHEIDADGAALLAGMRAGGLTVGDLTELLAAARGVDAAELTDSVVALVAGLVVHGLVIPT, encoded by the coding sequence GTGGACGCGGACCGCCTCGTCGACCTCGCGTCCACGTTGCGGGTCGCGTTCGACCGAGCGGACTTCACCGCGGACGGGATCCTGGAGGCACTGGGCGACTCGGTTCATGCCGCGTTGGGACGTGGCGAACCCGCACCGGTGCGACGCCGGTGCGGAGAACTCGGTCCCCTCGGCACGCTCGTCCGGCTGTTCCTGCTCTCCGACGACGTGGCGATCGACGCCGCGACCACCGCCCTCGCGCCGACGACACTCGACGCGGCGGTCGCTGCCGGCCTCCTCGAGACCGGCAGCGACACCGTGCGCAGTCTGCTCGACATCCGCCCCCTCGATCTCGGCACGGGCACGCGGTGGGTGGTGTCCGACATCGACGGCAGCATGCGCGACGTCCGTATCGGATCCGATCACGTACTCGGCGTCGGGCACGCGTCGCTGTCGCTGGTCCGCGGGACACCCACCCGTGTCGACGGGAGTCCGCCCACCGTCCTGGATCTCGGTGCCGGCTGCGGCATCCAGGCGCTCCACGCGGCGCCGTACGCCCGGTCGATCACCGCCACCGACGTCAGCGATCGGGCCATCGCCCTCACCCGCATGACGGCTGCCCTCAACGGTCTGGACTTCGAGACGATCCCGGGCTCGTGGTTCGCACCCGTCGCGGGGCGGACCTTCGATCGCATCGTCGCCAACCCGCCCTTCGTCGTCGGATCGGGCCGAGTCTCCCACTCCTACCGCGATTCCGGCCTGGACCTCGACGGTGCCAGCAGCCTCGTCGTGGGAGCGGCACCGGAGCATCTCGCACCCGGCGGGACCGCCTCGTTGCTCGCCTCCTGGGTTCACGTGGACGGTGAGGACTGGCGGTCACTGGTCGCCTCCTGGCTGCCGGACCACGGTGTCGACGCGTGGATCGTGCAGCGCGACATCGCGGACCCCGCTCTCTACGTGGGCACGTGGCTGCGGGACGGTGGACTCGATCTGCGAGACCCGGCCGTCGACGAGACGGCGACCGCCTGGCTCGATCACCTCGACGCCGCCGGCGTCACGGGTGTCGGGTTCGGCTTCGTGTACCTCCGCCGGACCGACCGGCCCACCAGCGTCCTCGCGGAGGACCTGATGCACGGGTACGAGGATCCCCTCGGCGACGAGGCACTCGACGTCCTGGACCGGGTGGACTGGCTCCGCACACACGATCTGCTCGACGAGTGTGTGGCCGTCGCCCCGACCACGGCACTCGAAGAGGTCTCCACCCCCGATCCGGACGGTGGGTGGACCACCGTCGTACGCCGGGTCCACCGCGGCGACGGGCCCGCGTGGTCCCACGAGATCGACGCGGACGGGGCGGCACTCCTGGCCGGGATGCGCGCGGGCGGACTGACGGTCGGCGACCTCACCGAGCTTCTCGCGGCCGCACGCGGTGTGGACGCCGCGGAGCTGACGGACTCGGTCGTCGCGTTGGTCGCAGGGCTCGTCGTGCACGGGTTGGTGATCCCCACCTGA
- a CDS encoding bifunctional acetate--CoA ligase family protein/GNAT family N-acetyltransferase has product MTDETPAPETPTAQTAPDAPTPPDPKELERQRAENYPRHWAADVLASDGRVVHLRPIVPGDADALVEFHGKLSERTRYLRYFGPYPTMPKRDILNFTTVDHTSRVALVATLGDEIIAVGRYERLPQGDGNSAEVAFVVADAHQGRGLGPILLEHLAGAAAENGVRRFVAEVLAENRNMVTVFRQAGYQVSRSFDGGVLNLDFDIDPSDALVQVRNSRERAAEARSVRNVLGPRSVAVIGASTDPEKVGNAVLTNLLRGSFTGPVYPVNAEHTSVRGVRAYPTVRDIPDEVDLAVAAVPADQIDAVLDDCLAKGVKALVVVSSGFGETGEDGRANERRLVHSARAHGMRLVGPNALGVANLDPAVSLNATLATDLPGRGRVGFFCQSGALGIAILAQASKRLLGLSTFVSAGNRADLSGNDLLQYWDQDEATEVVLLYLESFGNARKFWRIARRVARSKPIVAVKSGRGAVPPALATGTDIDDTIVRALFEQAGVIQVDSIAELFDCAILLGYQPLPAGPRVAVVGNSTALGVLAVDAARDSGMTAPDPVDVGAQATPEEFAAAVTTALRSDDVDTVLAVFVPPVAVRVASYAEALGAAVRGADKPVLTTFLAAEGIPDVLAVRGDDGTPIRGSVPSYPDPARAVYALQKAWRYASWLNRPADSVVRPGGVDADAARALVAGWMAASPSGRWLSDVETEQLLRCYGVEIAAFRTVTDEAEAVEAARELGGPVAVKATGDQWRHRPDLSGVRLDVVGPDAVARAYRDLFEASGTPVMQVQRMATKGIGCLVRVQDDPSFGSLVSFGLSGIMSDLLGDRAYRVLPLTEREAAELIDAPRAAPMLSGYRTASPVNKGALVDVVLRVSTLADDLSEVRELVCDPVLASPSGAETTDARIRIGPEPSRIDLGPRRLR; this is encoded by the coding sequence GTGACTGACGAGACACCCGCACCCGAGACACCGACAGCGCAGACGGCACCGGACGCGCCGACGCCGCCGGATCCGAAGGAGCTCGAGCGGCAGCGGGCCGAGAACTACCCGCGGCACTGGGCCGCCGACGTGCTCGCGTCCGACGGCCGCGTGGTGCATCTGCGGCCGATCGTGCCCGGTGACGCCGACGCCCTGGTCGAGTTCCACGGCAAGCTGTCCGAGCGGACGCGATACCTGCGCTACTTCGGTCCGTACCCCACCATGCCCAAGCGCGACATCCTCAACTTCACGACGGTCGATCACACGTCGCGGGTGGCCCTCGTCGCGACGCTCGGCGACGAGATCATCGCCGTCGGCCGGTACGAGCGCCTGCCGCAGGGCGACGGCAACTCCGCCGAGGTGGCCTTCGTCGTCGCCGACGCGCACCAGGGTCGTGGGCTCGGTCCGATCCTGCTCGAGCATCTGGCGGGGGCGGCCGCCGAGAACGGGGTGCGCCGCTTCGTCGCCGAGGTCCTCGCGGAGAACCGCAATATGGTCACCGTGTTCCGGCAGGCCGGCTACCAGGTCAGTCGCAGCTTCGACGGCGGCGTGCTCAACCTGGACTTCGACATCGATCCCAGCGACGCGCTCGTCCAGGTGCGCAACTCCCGCGAGCGCGCGGCCGAGGCCCGCAGCGTCCGCAACGTGCTCGGCCCACGCTCCGTCGCCGTCATCGGTGCCTCGACGGACCCCGAGAAGGTGGGCAACGCGGTGCTGACCAACCTGCTGCGCGGGTCGTTCACCGGACCCGTCTATCCCGTGAACGCGGAACACACGTCGGTGCGCGGAGTGCGCGCGTACCCGACGGTGCGGGACATTCCCGACGAGGTGGATCTCGCGGTGGCCGCCGTGCCGGCCGACCAGATCGACGCGGTGCTCGACGACTGTCTCGCCAAGGGCGTGAAGGCGCTGGTGGTGGTCTCGTCCGGGTTCGGTGAGACGGGAGAGGACGGGCGCGCGAACGAACGGCGCCTGGTGCACTCCGCTCGTGCACACGGCATGCGCCTGGTCGGCCCCAATGCTCTCGGCGTCGCGAACCTCGATCCCGCGGTGTCGCTCAACGCCACGCTCGCGACGGACCTCCCGGGTCGCGGACGCGTGGGCTTCTTCTGCCAGTCGGGTGCCCTGGGTATCGCCATCCTGGCGCAGGCGTCGAAACGGCTCCTGGGACTGTCGACGTTCGTCTCCGCCGGCAACCGCGCCGACCTGTCCGGCAACGACCTGCTGCAGTACTGGGACCAGGACGAGGCCACCGAGGTGGTCCTGCTCTACCTCGAGAGCTTCGGCAACGCCCGCAAGTTCTGGCGCATCGCGCGCCGGGTCGCGCGGTCCAAGCCGATCGTCGCGGTCAAGAGCGGACGCGGAGCCGTGCCGCCCGCGCTGGCGACCGGCACGGACATCGACGACACGATCGTGCGTGCCCTCTTCGAGCAGGCGGGAGTGATCCAGGTCGACTCGATCGCCGAACTGTTCGACTGCGCCATCCTTCTGGGTTATCAGCCGCTGCCGGCAGGTCCGCGGGTCGCGGTGGTCGGCAACTCGACGGCGCTCGGCGTCCTCGCCGTCGACGCCGCACGCGACAGCGGCATGACCGCACCGGACCCGGTCGACGTGGGCGCGCAGGCCACGCCGGAGGAGTTCGCGGCCGCGGTCACCACGGCGCTGCGGTCGGACGACGTGGACACCGTTCTCGCGGTCTTCGTGCCTCCGGTCGCCGTCCGTGTCGCCTCCTACGCCGAGGCACTCGGCGCGGCGGTCCGCGGCGCCGACAAGCCGGTGCTGACGACCTTCCTCGCCGCCGAGGGCATTCCGGACGTGCTGGCGGTCCGCGGCGACGACGGAACGCCGATCCGCGGATCGGTGCCGTCCTATCCCGACCCGGCGCGGGCGGTCTATGCGTTGCAGAAGGCGTGGCGGTACGCCTCGTGGCTGAATCGACCGGCCGACAGTGTGGTGCGGCCCGGCGGCGTCGACGCCGACGCGGCGCGCGCACTAGTGGCCGGCTGGATGGCGGCCAGTCCCTCGGGGCGGTGGCTCTCTGACGTCGAGACCGAGCAGTTGCTGCGGTGCTACGGCGTGGAGATCGCCGCCTTCCGCACGGTGACGGACGAGGCCGAGGCGGTGGAGGCGGCCCGCGAGCTGGGAGGACCCGTCGCGGTGAAGGCCACCGGCGATCAGTGGCGACACCGCCCCGACCTGAGCGGAGTCCGCCTCGACGTCGTGGGGCCGGACGCCGTCGCCCGCGCGTACCGGGATCTGTTCGAGGCATCGGGCACCCCGGTGATGCAGGTGCAGCGGATGGCGACCAAGGGGATCGGGTGCCTGGTGCGGGTCCAGGACGATCCGTCGTTCGGCTCACTGGTGTCGTTCGGGCTGTCCGGCATCATGTCGGATCTGCTGGGAGACAGGGCGTACCGCGTGCTCCCACTCACCGAGAGGGAAGCCGCGGAGCTCATCGACGCACCGCGGGCCGCGCCGATGCTGTCGGGGTACCGCACCGCGTCCCCGGTGAACAAGGGCGCGCTGGTGGACGTCGTGCTCCGGGTCTCCACACTGGCGGACGATCTGTCCGAGGTGCGCGAGCTGGTGTGCGACCCGGTCCTCGCGTCACCGAGTGGCGCGGAGACCACCGACGCACGGATCCGTATCGGACCCGAGCCCAGCCGTATCGATCTGGGCCCCCGTCGCCTGCGCTGA
- a CDS encoding DUF3039 domain-containing protein, which yields MSTQTKERPDVSTDETTDDDTPKFFHYVKKNRIAESAVMGTHVVALCGEVFPVTKSAKPGSPVCPDCKKVYDGLRKGE from the coding sequence ATGAGCACGCAGACCAAGGAACGCCCCGACGTCAGCACCGACGAGACCACCGACGACGACACTCCGAAGTTCTTCCACTACGTGAAGAAGAACCGCATCGCCGAGAGCGCGGTGATGGGCACCCACGTCGTCGCACTGTGCGGCGAGGTCTTTCCCGTCACGAAGTCGGCCAAGCCCGGGTCACCCGTGTGCCCCGACTGCAAGAAGGTCTACGACGGCTTGCGCAAGGGCGAGTGA
- a CDS encoding sigma-70 family RNA polymerase sigma factor has translation MTSPTTIRPRPSDADLDAQSPAADLVRVYLNGIGRTALLTAAEEVDLAKKIEVGLYATHVLATGKRLSPAKKRDLALIVREGQSARAHLLEANLRLVVSLAKRYTGRGMPLLDLIQEGNLGLIRAMEKFDYAKGFKFSTYATWWIRQAITRGMADQSRTIRLPVHLVEQVNKLARIKRELHQQLGREATDDELAEESGIPVEKIADLLDHSRDPVSLDMPVGSDEEAPLGDFIEDSEATSAENAVIAGLLHTDVRSVLATLDEREQQVIRLRYGLDDGQPRTLDQIGKLFGLSRERVRQIEREVMGKLRQGDRAERLRSYAS, from the coding sequence ATGACCAGCCCCACCACCATTCGCCCTCGACCGAGTGATGCCGACCTGGATGCACAGAGCCCGGCAGCGGACCTCGTTCGCGTCTACCTCAACGGTATCGGCCGCACGGCTCTGCTGACGGCCGCGGAGGAAGTCGATCTGGCGAAGAAGATCGAGGTGGGTCTGTACGCGACCCATGTGCTCGCGACCGGCAAGCGCCTCTCCCCCGCCAAGAAGCGTGACCTCGCGCTCATCGTCCGCGAGGGCCAGTCCGCTCGGGCACACCTCCTCGAGGCCAACCTCCGTCTCGTCGTCTCACTCGCCAAGCGCTACACGGGCCGCGGGATGCCGCTGCTGGACCTCATCCAGGAGGGCAACCTGGGTCTGATCCGTGCGATGGAGAAGTTCGACTACGCCAAGGGCTTCAAGTTCTCGACGTACGCCACCTGGTGGATCCGTCAGGCCATCACGCGCGGCATGGCGGACCAGAGCCGCACCATCCGTCTCCCCGTGCACCTGGTGGAGCAGGTGAACAAGCTCGCGCGGATCAAGCGTGAGCTGCACCAGCAGCTCGGCCGCGAGGCCACCGACGACGAGCTCGCCGAGGAGTCCGGCATCCCGGTCGAGAAGATCGCGGATCTGCTCGACCACAGCCGAGACCCGGTGTCGCTCGACATGCCCGTCGGCAGCGACGAGGAGGCGCCGCTGGGCGACTTCATCGAGGACTCGGAGGCCACGTCCGCCGAGAACGCCGTGATCGCCGGGCTGCTGCACACCGACGTGCGCAGCGTGCTCGCCACGCTGGACGAGCGTGAGCAACAGGTCATCCGGTTGCGCTACGGCCTCGACGACGGTCAGCCGCGTACCCTCGACCAGATCGGCAAGCTGTTCGGCCTCTCGCGTGAGCGCGTACGCCAGATCGAGCGTGAGGTCATGGGCAAGCTGCGTCAGGGCGACCGCGCCGAGCGACTGCGGTCCTACGCCAGCTGA
- a CDS encoding acetoin utilization protein AcuC, producing MTLQSSSTSQSPPGQPALVWSADYLNYRWSDDHPMNPTRLALTMDLARGIGLLEGTELLPPEVASDSELLRVHTPGYVEAVKRAPRDLPLGSRASEVLHGLGSEDNPVFPDMHEASAVIAGGTLTAARAIASGRSRRAVSIGGGMHHAMADWASGFCVYNDAAIAISWLLDNGYDRIAYIDVDAHHGDGVQAAFLADPRVMTVSVHQHPATLWPNTGWSTEVGADAAEGTSVNVPVLPGTGDRLWLRAFHAVVPGAVAAFKPQIIISQCGVDSHREDPLADLGLTVDGQRAAFRAMRDLADQVCEGRWLAVGGGGYGLVRVVPRAWTHLIAAVLDRDLDPTTSIPDEWHEKVRLAAPSIDLPSTMSDDGDVDYPPWDGPGGSPESGVEHVDRAIQRIDTAIVATRRAVYPLWGLDPEDPRD from the coding sequence ATGACTCTGCAGTCGTCCTCGACATCGCAGTCGCCTCCGGGGCAGCCCGCTCTGGTCTGGAGCGCGGACTACCTGAACTACCGGTGGAGCGACGACCACCCGATGAATCCCACCCGCCTCGCACTCACCATGGATCTGGCACGGGGGATCGGTCTGCTCGAGGGGACCGAACTGCTGCCGCCGGAGGTCGCGTCGGACAGTGAGCTGTTACGGGTGCACACACCGGGGTACGTCGAGGCGGTCAAGCGCGCGCCGCGTGACCTGCCGCTGGGTTCGCGGGCGTCCGAGGTGCTGCACGGTCTCGGATCCGAGGACAATCCGGTGTTCCCCGACATGCACGAGGCCAGTGCGGTCATCGCGGGTGGCACCCTGACCGCCGCGCGGGCCATCGCGTCGGGACGCTCGCGCCGCGCGGTGAGCATCGGCGGGGGCATGCACCACGCCATGGCGGACTGGGCGTCGGGCTTCTGCGTCTACAACGACGCGGCCATCGCCATCTCGTGGCTGCTCGACAACGGGTACGACCGCATCGCCTACATCGACGTGGACGCTCATCACGGTGACGGTGTCCAGGCGGCGTTCCTCGCCGATCCCCGCGTCATGACGGTCTCGGTGCACCAGCACCCGGCCACGCTGTGGCCCAACACCGGATGGTCCACCGAGGTGGGTGCCGACGCCGCGGAGGGCACCTCCGTCAACGTGCCGGTCCTGCCCGGCACGGGAGACCGGTTGTGGCTGAGGGCGTTTCACGCGGTGGTGCCCGGAGCGGTGGCGGCGTTCAAGCCGCAGATCATCATCAGCCAGTGCGGCGTGGACAGTCATCGGGAGGATCCGCTCGCCGATCTGGGACTCACCGTGGACGGTCAGCGCGCCGCGTTCCGTGCGATGCGCGACCTCGCCGACCAGGTCTGTGAGGGCCGGTGGCTCGCGGTGGGGGGTGGCGGATACGGGTTGGTGCGGGTGGTGCCCCGTGCCTGGACCCATCTCATCGCCGCGGTGCTCGACCGCGATCTCGATCCGACGACGTCCATTCCGGACGAGTGGCACGAGAAGGTGCGGCTCGCCGCGCCGAGCATCGACCTGCCGTCCACGATGAGCGACGACGGCGACGTGGACTACCCGCCGTGGGACGGGCCGGGTGGTTCCCCGGAGTCGGGTGTCGAGCACGTCGATCGCGCCATCCAACGCATCGACACCGCCATCGTGGCCACCCGCCGCGCCGTCTACCCGCTGTGGGGACTCGACCCGGAGGATCCGCGTGACTGA
- the galE gene encoding UDP-glucose 4-epimerase GalE: protein MKFVVTGGAGYVGSVCAAVLMENDHDVVVVDDLSTGNADGVPSGAEFVEGPVAEVVSSVLGREKVDGVLHFAAQSLVGESVEKPEKYWRGNLGAALELLDAIVEHQVPRLVFSSTAATYGEPERTPITEDFPTRPTNPYGASKLAIDHAITGYTAAHGFGATSLRYFNVAGAHAGLGENRVVETHLIPLVLQVALGHRESISVFGTDWPTPDGTAVRDYIHVRDLADAHLRALSQSVPGSHRIFNLGSGEGFSVREVIDACRRVTGVDIAVTDAPRRAGDPAVLVASSEKAMAELGWKPELTDLDVIVADAWAFLQSLGDRAHSARR from the coding sequence GTGAAGTTCGTGGTGACCGGCGGCGCCGGCTACGTCGGCAGCGTGTGCGCGGCCGTCCTGATGGAGAACGATCACGACGTCGTCGTGGTCGACGATCTGTCCACCGGCAACGCCGACGGGGTGCCCTCGGGTGCGGAGTTCGTCGAGGGCCCCGTCGCCGAGGTCGTCTCGTCCGTGCTCGGACGCGAGAAGGTCGACGGGGTCCTCCACTTCGCGGCTCAGTCGTTGGTCGGCGAGTCGGTGGAGAAGCCGGAGAAGTACTGGCGCGGCAACCTCGGTGCGGCGCTGGAACTGCTCGATGCCATCGTCGAGCACCAGGTTCCGCGCCTCGTGTTCTCCTCGACCGCCGCGACGTACGGGGAGCCCGAACGCACGCCCATCACGGAGGACTTCCCCACTCGGCCCACCAACCCGTACGGAGCCAGCAAGCTCGCGATCGACCATGCGATCACGGGATACACCGCGGCGCACGGGTTCGGGGCGACCAGCCTCCGGTACTTCAACGTGGCCGGAGCACACGCCGGCCTCGGCGAGAACCGTGTCGTCGAGACCCACCTCATTCCTCTCGTCCTGCAGGTCGCTCTCGGACACCGTGAGTCCATCTCGGTGTTCGGCACCGATTGGCCGACACCGGACGGTACGGCCGTCCGTGACTACATCCACGTCCGCGATCTGGCCGACGCGCACCTGCGCGCCCTGTCCCAGAGCGTCCCCGGGAGTCACCGGATCTTCAATCTGGGTAGTGGCGAAGGGTTCTCGGTGCGCGAGGTCATCGACGCGTGCCGCCGCGTCACCGGCGTCGACATCGCCGTCACGGACGCACCCCGGCGAGCCGGCGATCCGGCAGTGCTCGTCGCGTCGAGCGAGAAGGCCATGGCCGAGCTCGGCTGGAAGCCCGAGCTCACCGATCTCGACGTGATCGTCGCGGACGCCTGGGCGTTCCTGCAGTCTCTCGGCGACAGGGCGCACTCCGCCCGTCGTTGA
- a CDS encoding metal-dependent transcriptional regulator: MKDLVDTTEMYLRTIYDLEEEGVVPLRARIAERLEQSGPTVSQTVARMERDGLLLVAGDRHLQLTEKGRELAVAVMRKHRLAERLLVDVIGLRWEDVHAEACRWEHVMSEEVERRLVEVLDNPTTSPYGNPIPGLALLGSSRPTEQPEDLVRLSDIAPGTPTAVVVRRLAEYVQSDPDTIARLREAGVVPDARVTVSVTPGAVTITVPGHDDVDLSEEMAHAVQVRTI; this comes from the coding sequence GTGAAGGATCTGGTGGACACCACCGAGATGTATCTCCGGACCATCTACGACTTGGAAGAAGAAGGGGTCGTTCCCCTGCGCGCCCGCATCGCCGAGCGCCTCGAGCAGAGCGGACCGACCGTGAGCCAGACCGTGGCTCGGATGGAGCGCGACGGGCTGCTCCTGGTCGCGGGCGACCGGCATCTGCAGCTGACGGAGAAGGGCCGCGAGCTCGCGGTCGCCGTGATGCGCAAGCACCGGCTCGCCGAGCGGCTGCTCGTGGACGTGATCGGCCTGCGCTGGGAGGACGTGCACGCCGAGGCCTGCCGCTGGGAGCACGTCATGAGCGAGGAGGTCGAACGTCGCCTCGTCGAGGTGCTGGACAACCCGACCACCTCGCCGTACGGGAACCCGATTCCCGGTCTCGCACTGCTGGGTTCGTCCCGGCCGACCGAGCAGCCGGAGGATCTGGTGCGCCTCAGCGACATCGCGCCCGGAACGCCCACCGCCGTGGTGGTGCGCCGCCTCGCGGAGTACGTGCAGTCCGACCCCGACACGATCGCGCGCCTGCGCGAGGCCGGAGTCGTCCCGGACGCGCGCGTCACCGTGTCCGTCACGCCGGGCGCGGTCACCATCACCGTGCCGGGCCACGACGACGTCGACCTGTCCGAGGAGATGGCGCACGCCGTTCAGGTCCGCACCATCTAG